In Naumovozyma dairenensis CBS 421 chromosome 2, complete genome, the following are encoded in one genomic region:
- the KAE1 gene encoding tRNA N6-adenosine threonylcarbamoyltransferase (similar to Saccharomyces cerevisiae KAE1 (YKR038C); ancestral locus Anc_1.245) encodes MVNLNTIKPKNNRNYYLALGLEGSANKLGVGILKHPILPSHESGDNSHHCQAEILSNIRDTYITPPGEGFLPRDTARHHRNWCVRLIKRALEEAGINDPRNDIDVICFTKGPGMGAPLHSVVIAARTCSLMWGVDLVGVNHCVGHIEMGREITQAINPVVLYVSGGNTQVIAYSENRYRIFGETLDIAIGNCLDRFARTLKIPNAPSPGYNIEQLANKCKNKDQLVELPYTVKGMDLSMSGILAYIDSLAKDLFKGNKKNKILFDQKTGEQKVTVEDLCYSLQENLFAMLVEITERAMAHVNASQVLIVGGVGCNVRLQEMMGQMCKDRANGQVHATDERFCIDNGVMIAQAGLLQYRMGDVVKDLKETVVTQKFRTDEVYVSWRE; translated from the coding sequence ATGGTCAATTTAAATACAATCAAACCCAAAAATAACAGAAATTATTACCTAGCATTAGGTTTAGAAGGTTCAGCTAATAAATTAGGTGTCGGTATACTTAAACATCCAATCCTACCATCTCATGAATCAGGAGACAATTCTCACCATTGTCAGGCAGAAATTCTTTCCAATATAAGAGATACATATATAACACCGCCGGGTGAAGGGTTCCTACCACGTGATACAGCAAGACATCATAGAAATTGGTGTGTTAGATTGATTAAAAGAGCATTGGAAGAAGCCGGGATAAATGACCCTAggaatgatattgatgttATTTGTTTCACAAAGGGACCCGGAATGGGGGCCCCATTACATTCTGTGGTTATTGCTGCAAGAACTTGTTCGTTGATGTGGGGTGTCGATTTAGTGGGCGTTAATCATTGTGTGGGCCATATCGAAATGGGCAGAGAAATCACTCAAGCAATTAACCCTGTTGTATTGTATGTCAGTGGTGGGAATACTCAAGTTATTGCCTATTCAGAGAATAGGTATAGAATATTTGGCGAGACATTAGATATTGCAATTGGTAACTGTTTGGATAGATTTGCAAGAACGTTAAAAATCCCTAATGCTCCATCACCAGGTTATAATATTGAACAACTGGCGAATAAATGTAAAAACAAAGATCAATTGGTTGAATTACCGTATACTGTTAAAGGTATGGACTTGTCAATGAGTGGTATCCTCGCCTACATTGATTCCTTAGCGAAGGATTTATTCAAaggaaacaagaaaaataaaatactATTTGATCAAAAAACTGGGGAACAAAAAGTTACTGTCGAAGATCTTTGTTATTCTCTACAAGAAAACCTATTTGCAATGCTGGTAGAAATTACTGAAAGAGCAATGGCACATGTAAATGCTTCCCAAGTATTAATCGTTGGTGGTGTTGGATGCAATGTTCGTCTACAAGAGATGATGGGTCAAATGTGCAAAGATCGTGCAAACGGACAAGTACATGCTACGGATGAAAGATTCTGTATCGATAATGGGGTGATGATAGCGCAAGCTGGTCTACTTCAATATAGAATGGGTGATGTTGTGAAGGATTTAAAAGAAACCGTAGTCACCCAGAAATTCAGAACTGATGAGGTATATGTGTCATGGCGGGAATAG